One Echinicola strongylocentroti DNA window includes the following coding sequences:
- a CDS encoding RagB/SusD family nutrient uptake outer membrane protein produces the protein MKKLNNYTIMLSACCTLLWTGCKDLELAPENTFTDLTYWTSAAKAESMLNTAYSQMFTSNRFFFNEGASDNAFNGRGDNAGAASLAAGTYDPSLGRLQSQWDDNYSAIKTCNIILENIDRVEDMDEAELARIKGEARFIRAYQHFQLMTWFGDVPLLDQDISIEDAQTISRTPKSQVLEFILGELEAASEVLPTQQELPEAERGRITSGAAMALKARVHLYEGQWQEVVATTEPLIMGEEYGSYGLFPSYEGLFMPENQFSQEDILSLQYVPQLRTWAEFFDMAPLSAGARLNALAPTQELVDSYLMENGLPISDPNSGYEESDPYDNRDPRLTATIVYHLYEWEDNGDTHTIYIEPGTDPDESAPDEYVPGSSSTTTGYYTRKYFDPSRNTDYASGLNLMLFRYADVLLMYAEAKNELNQMDQTTWDETVRALRERAGFEAPAALDFDADLGQEGWREAIRNERRIELAMEGLRVFDIRRWRIAEDVLNGWAHGAQYGPPSEDNGYLRVNLRTFDPSKHYLWPIPRDERNLNANLTQNPGWE, from the coding sequence ATGAAAAAACTCAATAACTATACAATCATGTTATCGGCGTGTTGCACACTGTTATGGACAGGCTGCAAGGACTTGGAGTTGGCGCCGGAAAATACCTTTACGGACCTGACTTATTGGACCTCCGCGGCCAAAGCAGAAAGCATGTTGAATACGGCCTATTCGCAGATGTTTACCAGCAACCGCTTCTTTTTCAATGAAGGGGCTTCCGACAATGCCTTTAATGGCCGCGGAGACAATGCCGGAGCAGCTTCCTTGGCCGCAGGCACCTACGACCCTTCCCTTGGGCGCCTCCAGTCGCAGTGGGACGATAATTACAGTGCCATCAAGACCTGCAATATCATATTGGAAAATATCGATCGTGTGGAGGATATGGACGAAGCCGAACTTGCACGCATCAAAGGCGAAGCACGTTTTATCAGGGCTTATCAGCATTTTCAGTTGATGACCTGGTTTGGAGATGTGCCGCTACTGGACCAAGACATCTCCATCGAGGACGCTCAGACCATTTCCAGAACACCAAAAAGCCAGGTGCTGGAGTTTATCCTGGGAGAATTGGAAGCAGCCAGCGAGGTACTGCCCACCCAGCAGGAATTACCAGAAGCAGAACGGGGCCGCATCACCAGCGGTGCAGCCATGGCACTCAAAGCACGGGTTCACCTGTATGAAGGCCAGTGGCAAGAGGTAGTGGCTACTACCGAGCCATTGATTATGGGAGAGGAATACGGCAGTTATGGACTTTTTCCTTCTTATGAGGGGCTGTTTATGCCTGAAAACCAGTTCAGCCAAGAAGATATCCTCAGCCTGCAGTATGTGCCGCAGTTGCGCACTTGGGCTGAGTTCTTTGACATGGCACCTCTGTCAGCTGGTGCCCGTCTCAATGCCCTGGCACCCACGCAGGAATTGGTGGACAGCTATCTAATGGAAAATGGATTGCCCATTTCTGATCCCAATTCCGGTTATGAGGAGAGTGATCCATATGATAACAGGGATCCAAGGTTGACAGCGACCATTGTTTACCACCTTTATGAATGGGAAGACAATGGCGATACCCATACCATTTATATCGAGCCGGGGACAGATCCGGATGAATCAGCACCGGATGAATATGTGCCGGGTTCGTCATCCACGACGACAGGGTATTATACCCGAAAGTATTTTGATCCCTCGCGCAATACGGATTATGCTTCAGGGCTAAACTTGATGCTTTTTCGCTATGCCGATGTGCTGCTGATGTATGCAGAGGCCAAGAATGAACTTAATCAAATGGACCAGACCACTTGGGACGAGACGGTCAGGGCACTTCGCGAAAGGGCAGGGTTTGAAGCCCCGGCGGCATTGGATTTTGATGCCGATCTTGGCCAGGAAGGTTGGAGAGAGGCGATCAGGAACGAACGGAGAATTGAGCTGGCCATGGAAGGCCTGCGGGTGTTTGATATCCGTAGATGGCGCATTGCTGAAGATGTGCTGAATGGCTGGGCCCACGGCGCCCAGTATGGTCCACCGTCCGAAGACAATGGCTACTTGCGGGTGAACCTTAGGACTTTTGATCCTTCCAAGCATTACCTGTGGCCTATCCCTCGTGATGAACGCAACCTGAATGCTAATTTGACCCAAAATCCCGGCTGGGAATAA
- a CDS encoding FecR family protein — MSMSFDPKNEADFLKHPLFIKWLSHSNAELDSYWQHWLEKHPEKKEMLVRAKDLAKSLSWKEQHQMPQEDFSRIKDNLLHYHVKQEQYKEIDNSHFRYPNRVVKWWLPMAAALVVMGFFLLSYYEIGQTGASEEVPVADWVVRKVPKGMKKVFRLPDGSQVTVNSDSEIRFPSSFGEERTVELDGQAFFEVVKNPEKPFTVQSGQLKTTVLGTSFDIGAYPEDDGFHVAVVTGKVEVATENGVSATLLPDEATFFDVRDLSLTKGTYDYDQLIGWKERILKFREESYKQVFDRLSRWYNVDVELAAGVEFTGKYSGEFKNESLENVLKGMEYSLNFDYEIKNGKLIISNK; from the coding sequence ATGTCAATGAGCTTTGACCCGAAAAATGAAGCAGACTTTTTGAAGCATCCACTTTTCATAAAGTGGCTGTCCCATTCCAATGCTGAATTGGATAGCTATTGGCAGCATTGGCTGGAAAAGCATCCAGAAAAGAAGGAAATGCTGGTAAGGGCCAAGGATTTGGCCAAGTCCCTTTCATGGAAAGAGCAGCACCAAATGCCGCAGGAAGACTTCAGTAGGATCAAAGACAATCTCCTCCATTATCACGTCAAGCAAGAGCAGTATAAGGAAATCGATAACAGTCACTTCAGGTATCCAAACAGGGTGGTTAAATGGTGGCTTCCCATGGCTGCGGCATTGGTGGTGATGGGATTTTTTCTGTTGAGCTATTACGAGATAGGACAAACTGGAGCAAGTGAAGAAGTCCCGGTCGCAGACTGGGTCGTGAGAAAAGTCCCGAAGGGAATGAAGAAAGTATTCCGACTGCCGGATGGCTCCCAAGTGACGGTCAATTCTGACAGTGAGATCCGGTTTCCTTCCAGCTTTGGAGAAGAGCGTACCGTGGAGCTGGATGGACAAGCATTTTTTGAGGTGGTCAAGAATCCCGAAAAGCCTTTTACCGTACAGAGTGGCCAATTGAAAACCACTGTTCTGGGGACCTCCTTTGATATTGGGGCATACCCAGAGGATGACGGGTTTCATGTGGCGGTGGTGACCGGAAAGGTAGAAGTAGCCACTGAAAATGGTGTTTCGGCCACATTACTCCCTGATGAAGCGACTTTTTTTGATGTGAGAGACCTGTCTCTTACGAAAGGAACATATGACTATGATCAGCTGATCGGCTGGAAAGAGCGTATCCTGAAGTTTCGGGAAGAATCCTACAAGCAGGTTTTTGACCGTCTGTCAAGGTGGTACAATGTGGATGTTGAATTGGCGGCAGGAGTGGAGTTCACTGGAAAATATAGTGGAGAGTTCAAAAATGAAAGCTTGGAAAATGTGCTAAAAGGAATGGAGTATTCATTGAATTTTGATTATGAAATAAAAAATGGAAAACTAATTATCAGCAATAAATAA
- a CDS encoding circularly permuted type 2 ATP-grasp protein — protein sequence MDLSNYQCKGLYDEMFQEDGICRAHYHPFEKLLRKTHPKKLKQLQFSANKSQLAMGMTFNVYHNEEGLEKILHLDVIPRIIPNAEWLQLEAGLKQRINALNHFIQDIYNDQNILNDGIVPRDLIENSKDFLKPCMGLTPPKGIWCHITGTDLIRDKSGEYFVLEDNLRCPSGVSYMLESREIIKRAFPNILNKTGVMPVSNYPTRLLEMLKNLSVKDKPVVGVLTPGIYNSAYFEHSYLALQMGAELVTGEDLIVRDKKVYMQTTQGFEQIDVIYRRIDDTFLDPEAFNPDSLLGVPGIFEAYRAGNIALANAPGTGVADDKAVYAYVPDIIKYYLNETPILNNVPTYLCRKPDDRQYVLDHIEDLVVKETNAAGGYGMLIGPKSTPEEHEKFRNLIKTNPDNYIAQPTLNLSTVPTLVDDSVECRHVDLRPYVLYGEEIDVVPGALSRVALKKGSLVVNSSQGGGSKDTWVLY from the coding sequence ATGGATTTAAGTAACTACCAATGCAAAGGGCTTTATGATGAGATGTTTCAAGAAGACGGCATCTGTAGGGCTCATTATCATCCCTTCGAAAAACTATTAAGAAAGACACATCCAAAGAAACTCAAACAATTACAATTTTCGGCCAACAAAAGCCAGTTGGCCATGGGAATGACCTTTAATGTCTATCATAATGAAGAAGGCTTGGAAAAAATCCTGCATTTGGACGTCATCCCAAGAATTATTCCCAATGCTGAATGGCTTCAACTAGAGGCCGGCCTTAAGCAGCGCATCAATGCGCTAAACCACTTCATTCAGGACATTTATAACGATCAAAATATCCTTAATGATGGCATTGTCCCCCGGGACCTTATTGAAAACAGCAAAGATTTTCTAAAACCTTGCATGGGCTTGACTCCGCCTAAAGGCATCTGGTGCCACATCACTGGAACCGACCTGATCCGTGACAAGAGCGGGGAATATTTTGTATTGGAAGATAACTTGAGGTGTCCTTCAGGAGTATCCTATATGCTGGAGAGCCGAGAAATCATCAAGCGGGCATTTCCTAATATTCTCAATAAAACAGGTGTCATGCCGGTTTCTAATTACCCCACACGGCTTTTAGAAATGCTCAAAAACTTAAGTGTCAAAGACAAGCCTGTGGTGGGCGTACTCACCCCAGGGATTTATAATTCGGCCTACTTCGAACATTCCTACTTAGCCCTGCAAATGGGTGCCGAATTGGTCACTGGGGAGGATTTGATCGTCAGGGACAAAAAAGTGTACATGCAGACCACTCAAGGCTTCGAACAGATCGATGTCATCTATCGTCGGATTGATGATACTTTTTTGGATCCTGAGGCGTTTAACCCCGATTCACTTTTGGGCGTTCCGGGGATTTTTGAAGCGTACAGAGCAGGAAATATAGCCTTGGCCAATGCTCCTGGGACTGGCGTCGCCGATGACAAAGCCGTCTACGCCTATGTACCGGACATCATCAAGTACTATTTAAATGAGACCCCAATCCTCAACAATGTCCCCACTTATCTGTGCAGGAAGCCAGACGACCGCCAATATGTGCTCGACCATATCGAAGATCTTGTGGTCAAAGAAACCAATGCAGCAGGGGGATACGGCATGCTGATCGGTCCAAAATCCACTCCTGAAGAACATGAAAAATTCCGGAATTTGATCAAAACAAATCCCGACAATTACATTGCCCAACCCACCTTAAACCTCTCCACTGTTCCTACATTGGTAGATGACAGCGTGGAATGCAGGCACGTCGATCTCCGTCCGTATGTCCTGTATGGTGAGGAAATAGATGTCGTGCCCGGAGCACTCTCCAGGGTAGCCCTCAAAAAAGGCTCATTGGTGGTCAATAGCTCTCAAGGGGGCGGAAGCAAAGATACTTGGGTACTTTATTAA
- a CDS encoding SusE domain-containing protein, which translates to MKNTSYKLLSFMMVLLAFWGCQEDTEMHTEVTPVQALYSPENNAYMNLGAQSSAIFEWEAAKAEDNGVVLYDVVFDEEGGDFSDPLFIIPSDGRGMQRRLTLPFSELNSIAERAGIQPEAVGKLQWSVQSSKGINVQEIMDIRTIEVERPAGFPAPDELYLTGSATEAGEDLGNAILMKKTSANTFEAYTSLTEGSYAFAERNSGEPDTYYIDGEKLRADGETAYTGDEKVYRIRVDFSNGTTEIHEIGEVELWFAPNGEFLTALPYSSNGTWMVDDFPIEFRQEDWGRDERYKFRFMVTDAEGNTAEEWFGSTNGDNQRPNETTGPAYWYMVPVTNDRWNNCFKFATEVDNSAADIQVIFNAEGSNYTHSVTVE; encoded by the coding sequence ATGAAAAATACAAGCTATAAACTCCTTTCATTTATGATGGTGCTGCTGGCCTTTTGGGGCTGTCAGGAAGATACTGAGATGCATACGGAAGTAACTCCTGTGCAGGCCTTATATTCTCCAGAAAACAATGCCTATATGAACCTCGGTGCGCAGAGTTCGGCCATATTTGAGTGGGAAGCTGCCAAAGCTGAAGACAATGGTGTGGTACTCTATGATGTGGTGTTTGATGAAGAAGGGGGAGATTTCTCCGATCCATTGTTTATCATTCCGTCAGATGGTAGAGGAATGCAGCGGAGACTGACACTGCCATTCTCAGAGCTGAACAGCATTGCCGAAAGGGCGGGCATCCAACCCGAAGCGGTAGGGAAGCTCCAGTGGTCAGTACAGTCCTCAAAAGGAATTAATGTACAGGAAATCATGGATATCAGAACGATAGAAGTGGAAAGGCCAGCCGGTTTTCCTGCCCCTGATGAATTGTACCTGACAGGTTCTGCCACGGAAGCAGGAGAGGACCTTGGCAACGCCATATTGATGAAAAAGACCAGTGCCAATACCTTTGAAGCGTATACTTCCTTGACAGAAGGATCCTATGCCTTTGCGGAAAGAAATTCCGGTGAACCGGATACTTACTATATCGATGGTGAGAAGCTGCGGGCAGATGGAGAAACAGCATATACAGGTGACGAAAAAGTCTACCGTATCCGGGTCGATTTCTCCAATGGAACCACCGAAATACATGAGATTGGGGAGGTGGAGTTGTGGTTTGCACCGAATGGGGAATTTCTCACGGCACTGCCATATTCATCAAATGGTACCTGGATGGTAGACGACTTTCCGATCGAGTTTAGGCAGGAGGATTGGGGCAGAGATGAGCGGTACAAGTTCCGTTTTATGGTCACTGATGCCGAAGGCAACACCGCCGAAGAGTGGTTTGGAAGTACCAATGGCGACAACCAGCGACCAAATGAAACCACTGGTCCGGCTTATTGGTACATGGTGCCCGTGACCAATGACCGCTGGAACAACTGCTTTAAATTTGCCACCGAGGTGGACAATTCCGCTGCAGACATCCAGGTTATTTTCAATGCCGAAGGGTCTAATTATACACATTCCGTGACCGTGGAATAA
- a CDS encoding SusC/RagA family TonB-linked outer membrane protein, with translation MKQKLLVFRRKLLMRYLFLLMCMTGGLAHQQTFGSQQKDLESVFVSLALEDAPVEKVLRTIEQKTDFRFAFDLDQVRNTPLVSISVKKQSLLSVLEDISSKTHLKFKQINSTIHVSKASSTVQKTEGPSQLDFIQVTGKVLDDTGEPLPGASVVVEGEPSKGTVTDIDGNYSIEAAEGATLVFSYIGFESKKVVVGSQSTINVTLAMSTSSLEEVVVVGYGTQKKLSVVGAVDQVGQEKLEGRPVATMSQALQGVSANLIVQQRNSEPGAGINLNIRGISTLGDNSPLIVIDGVIGGDINLLNPSDIESVSVLKDAGSAAIYGSRANNGVVLITTKQGKKNSRPKVTYNGLVGVNTPQFFTQPVHGYQNAMLRNESAFNAGRSEAVFSPEQIRQMRENGDTEWFAKEIFKNALQQNHNLSVSGGGENSTYLVSAGYTDQRSNFVGPEKGYTRYNFRMNLTNEFGRFKMSSKLAYTRRLIKDHSFSSGTLMADANRVPLYYTQKDSLGRYLTNDILQQFNPLGILEKGGFREHIDDNVFGNISGELKLTSDLKMRGVFGFNMYANNMYARTTQVDFYPRGIYGGDRNTTDENRKGLDLNSQLMLQYNKLFSERHEVNALIGVSNENHTDRGVGIYKRFTDPELGTPITETIINPDSYNSNQSSSENSLNSLFGRVSYDLDKKYFAEFSFRYDGSSKFREDIRWGFFPSASIGYRISEEDFMSSYRDRFGEVKIRSSYGVLGNQNVGNYQYQTTFFTFQNAYGFNNAAVGGTGFNYANPNIQWERAATFNIGADLDFMDGALTLSLDYFDKVTSDILVPPAVPGVFGTSLPDFNNGKVSNKGWEITTTYRHRGDLFEHTFSFNLADSKNKVLDFQGEERLTGMEELQVLLKEGYPFNSYVGLKRDGYFQNVDEVENGAKPEGLNVQPGDNRYVDVDGNGVINDDDKYVFGNPFPRMTFGLTYNVRVKGFDLNVFAQGVGNRTMMIRGEMVEPFHYNYGMTMYEHQLDYWTPQNPDARYPRLADNGSQSNTNNFRRGSDMYLFDAAYLRLKNVQVGYTLPKSLAEKLGMQNCRAYLSGQNLFTLSKVDFVDPELSEFDNSMRSGGANSARAYPTMVYYGFGLDITF, from the coding sequence ATGAAACAAAAACTACTCGTTTTCAGGAGAAAGCTGCTGATGCGGTACCTGTTCCTCTTGATGTGTATGACAGGAGGACTGGCCCACCAGCAAACTTTCGGAAGCCAGCAGAAAGACCTCGAAAGTGTCTTTGTTAGCCTAGCACTGGAGGATGCTCCGGTGGAAAAGGTACTTCGTACCATCGAACAAAAAACGGATTTTAGGTTCGCCTTTGATTTGGATCAAGTGAGGAATACTCCTCTGGTGAGCATTTCAGTGAAAAAGCAATCCTTGCTATCCGTTTTGGAGGATATTTCTTCCAAAACCCACCTAAAATTCAAACAGATCAACAGCACCATCCACGTGTCCAAAGCCTCATCAACAGTCCAAAAAACCGAAGGCCCCTCCCAATTGGATTTCATTCAGGTGACCGGAAAGGTATTGGACGATACGGGAGAGCCACTTCCTGGGGCTTCGGTGGTCGTAGAAGGAGAACCTAGCAAAGGGACGGTGACCGACATTGATGGTAATTATTCCATTGAAGCTGCAGAAGGAGCCACATTGGTGTTTTCTTATATTGGATTTGAATCCAAGAAAGTAGTGGTGGGATCGCAGTCTACCATCAATGTGACCTTGGCCATGAGCACTTCATCCCTAGAAGAGGTGGTGGTAGTGGGCTATGGCACCCAGAAGAAACTTAGCGTGGTAGGAGCCGTGGACCAAGTAGGCCAAGAAAAGCTGGAAGGAAGGCCAGTGGCCACGATGAGCCAAGCTTTGCAGGGTGTTTCGGCCAACCTGATCGTCCAACAACGGAATTCAGAACCTGGAGCAGGAATCAACCTGAATATCCGTGGGATCAGCACATTGGGTGATAATAGCCCCCTAATCGTCATCGATGGGGTAATTGGTGGTGACATCAACTTACTGAATCCCTCGGACATCGAAAGTGTCTCTGTGCTGAAGGACGCCGGTAGTGCCGCGATTTATGGATCTAGGGCCAATAACGGCGTCGTGCTGATCACAACCAAGCAGGGCAAGAAAAATAGCCGCCCAAAAGTAACCTATAATGGCCTGGTGGGGGTCAATACGCCGCAGTTTTTTACCCAACCGGTGCACGGGTATCAAAATGCCATGCTGCGCAATGAATCCGCTTTCAATGCGGGAAGGAGTGAAGCGGTGTTTAGCCCTGAACAAATCCGTCAAATGAGGGAAAACGGCGATACGGAGTGGTTTGCGAAGGAGATTTTTAAGAATGCGCTTCAGCAAAACCATAACCTTTCGGTCTCAGGTGGAGGAGAAAACTCGACCTATTTGGTGTCGGCAGGTTACACCGATCAGCGCAGCAATTTTGTGGGACCTGAAAAGGGATACACACGATATAATTTTCGCATGAACCTTACCAATGAATTTGGCAGGTTCAAGATGAGTTCAAAATTGGCCTATACCAGAAGGCTGATCAAGGACCATAGCTTCTCCAGCGGAACACTGATGGCCGATGCCAACAGGGTACCGTTATATTATACCCAAAAAGATTCCTTGGGAAGGTACCTGACCAATGATATTCTACAACAATTCAATCCCTTGGGGATTCTTGAAAAAGGTGGCTTTAGAGAACACATAGATGATAATGTATTTGGCAATATCAGCGGTGAACTGAAGTTGACCAGCGACCTGAAAATGCGTGGAGTTTTTGGCTTTAATATGTATGCCAATAATATGTATGCCAGGACCACGCAGGTAGATTTTTACCCAAGAGGTATTTACGGGGGAGACCGAAATACCACGGATGAAAACAGAAAAGGACTGGACCTTAACTCCCAGTTGATGCTACAGTATAATAAGCTGTTTTCTGAGCGTCACGAGGTGAATGCCCTGATAGGGGTATCCAATGAAAACCACACTGATCGGGGTGTAGGTATCTATAAGCGATTTACAGACCCTGAGCTGGGCACCCCCATTACGGAGACTATTATTAACCCAGATAGCTATAACTCCAACCAAAGCTCATCTGAAAATAGCTTGAATTCCCTGTTTGGCCGTGTTTCTTACGATTTGGACAAGAAGTATTTTGCAGAATTCAGCTTTCGGTATGATGGCTCTTCCAAGTTCCGTGAAGACATTCGATGGGGCTTTTTCCCATCCGCATCAATAGGCTACCGAATCTCCGAGGAAGATTTTATGAGCAGTTACCGTGATCGTTTCGGAGAGGTGAAAATCAGGTCTTCCTACGGTGTGCTTGGAAACCAGAACGTGGGAAACTACCAATACCAAACCACCTTCTTCACCTTCCAAAATGCCTATGGCTTTAACAATGCCGCGGTGGGCGGAACAGGGTTTAACTATGCCAATCCCAATATCCAGTGGGAGAGAGCAGCCACGTTCAATATCGGTGCCGACTTGGACTTTATGGACGGAGCGCTGACCTTGAGCTTGGATTACTTCGATAAAGTGACCTCTGATATTTTGGTGCCTCCTGCGGTACCAGGGGTGTTTGGTACTTCTTTGCCGGACTTTAATAATGGAAAAGTAAGCAACAAAGGTTGGGAAATCACCACGACCTACCGCCACAGAGGCGACTTGTTTGAGCATACTTTTTCCTTTAATCTGGCCGATTCCAAGAACAAAGTACTGGACTTTCAGGGAGAAGAAAGACTTACCGGCATGGAAGAGCTGCAGGTGCTGCTAAAAGAGGGCTATCCTTTTAATTCCTATGTGGGCCTGAAAAGGGACGGTTACTTCCAAAACGTCGATGAAGTAGAGAATGGTGCCAAACCAGAAGGACTCAATGTCCAGCCTGGAGATAACCGCTACGTGGACGTCGATGGTAATGGCGTGATCAATGACGATGACAAGTATGTGTTTGGCAATCCTTTTCCAAGAATGACGTTTGGATTGACTTATAATGTCCGTGTGAAAGGGTTTGACCTGAATGTATTTGCCCAAGGTGTGGGCAATAGGACCATGATGATCCGTGGAGAAATGGTGGAGCCTTTTCACTATAACTATGGCATGACCATGTACGAGCACCAGCTGGACTATTGGACGCCACAGAATCCTGATGCCCGCTATCCCAGACTGGCCGATAATGGTAGCCAGTCAAATACCAATAACTTCCGAAGGGGATCGGACATGTATTTGTTTGATGCGGCATACTTACGGCTTAAAAACGTACAAGTAGGCTATACCTTGCCGAAGTCGCTTGCTGAAAAACTGGGCATGCAAAATTGCCGTGCGTATCTCTCCGGCCAAAACCTGTTTACCCTTTCCAAAGTGGATTTTGTAGATCCAGAATTATCAGAATTTGACAACAGTATGAGAAGTGGTGGTGCTAATAGTGCCCGTGCTTACCCTACGATGGTGTATTATGGTTTTGGATTGGATATCACCTTTTAA
- a CDS encoding glycoside hydrolase family 76 protein — protein sequence MKTYKIALSILAISGAFSSCIESDLGPLRKDFDQVEEVQYDYAATADSMQNSLYSLYIAEDGVFNYNPGGDYGQYWPNAHALHVYVDAYSRTGDGAYLDKMKRLLHGIRDRNGGAFSNVFNDDMLWLGNACVRAYNETDDTEYLEVAEFLWEDILESYSEVFGGGITWKKDTPNLKNAVSNGPTIVLATRLYHVTQEKKYLTWAKDLYEWQKANLVDPQTGLVWDHIELIEGTPTVKKEWIFTYNAGTWIGSGLRMYQITGETGYLMDALQTAESAMNRSELSTEGILKNEGQGDGGLFKGIFVRYFTELIQEPAVSDGDRGDLISFFKFNAETFYADGLRRPDMLCGPYWRELPGDQVDLSTQLSGMMLMEAAALLQEEGVLE from the coding sequence ATGAAAACATATAAAATAGCCTTGTCAATACTAGCGATAAGTGGGGCATTTTCGTCTTGTATCGAAAGTGATTTGGGACCGCTTCGTAAAGATTTTGACCAAGTGGAAGAAGTGCAGTATGATTATGCTGCCACGGCTGATTCGATGCAAAATAGCCTTTATTCCCTTTATATTGCCGAGGATGGAGTCTTTAACTATAACCCCGGGGGAGATTACGGGCAGTATTGGCCAAATGCCCATGCGCTCCATGTTTATGTGGATGCCTATTCCCGGACTGGTGATGGAGCCTATCTGGACAAAATGAAGAGATTGCTCCATGGCATAAGGGACCGAAATGGAGGTGCCTTTTCGAATGTCTTCAATGATGACATGCTGTGGCTGGGCAATGCCTGCGTCCGTGCTTATAATGAAACAGATGATACCGAATACCTGGAAGTGGCTGAATTTCTGTGGGAGGACATTCTGGAGAGCTATAGTGAGGTGTTTGGTGGAGGTATTACCTGGAAAAAAGACACCCCCAATCTCAAAAATGCCGTGTCTAACGGGCCGACTATTGTCTTGGCCACCAGGCTGTACCATGTCACCCAAGAAAAAAAGTACCTCACCTGGGCCAAAGACCTCTACGAATGGCAAAAGGCCAATTTGGTGGATCCCCAGACTGGTTTGGTGTGGGATCATATCGAATTGATCGAGGGCACGCCTACGGTCAAAAAGGAGTGGATATTTACCTATAATGCCGGGACATGGATAGGTTCTGGCCTGCGCATGTACCAAATCACGGGCGAAACGGGCTACCTAATGGATGCCCTTCAGACCGCAGAATCTGCCATGAATAGGTCGGAATTGTCCACAGAAGGAATCCTCAAAAATGAAGGACAGGGCGACGGTGGACTGTTCAAAGGCATCTTTGTCCGTTATTTCACCGAACTGATCCAGGAGCCTGCTGTGTCTGACGGCGATCGGGGTGACCTTATCAGTTTCTTTAAGTTCAATGCAGAAACGTTCTATGCCGATGGTCTCCGCAGGCCAGATATGCTTTGCGGTCCCTATTGGCGTGAATTGCCGGGTGACCAAGTGGACCTCTCTACCCAATTGTCCGGTATGATGTTGATGGAAGCTGCGGCCTTGTTGCAAGAAGAAGGGGTGTTGGAATAG
- a CDS encoding alpha-E domain-containing protein gives MLSRVANSIYWLGRYLERAENYARFIDVNFNLMLDLPPGLKAQWEPLVLATGDHAHYVKSHKDFDKRSVIFFMTLDRSNPNSILSAITYARENGRIVREHLSKETWEKINGLYHMLNNTSERKIWGKKDPRSFFEDIKYQIQLLYGLADTTVARTEGWYFRTLGMYLERADKTSRILDVKYHMLLPSPQEVGSPLDFLHWNALLKSVSAFNTYRRLYGTIESSGLLEFLVFNRRFPRSIYFCIKEAEDCLHMISDSQNYDFKNSAEKEIGALRSKLAFSDIADIIKDGLHESIDEIQQKINVISSEIELSFFQIKQPSFTQNQSQS, from the coding sequence ATGTTAAGTCGCGTCGCAAATTCAATTTATTGGCTGGGAAGATACCTCGAGCGGGCAGAAAACTATGCCCGTTTTATAGATGTTAATTTTAACCTCATGCTCGACCTCCCTCCCGGCCTAAAAGCCCAATGGGAACCCTTGGTACTGGCTACAGGAGACCATGCCCACTATGTCAAAAGCCACAAGGATTTTGACAAACGGTCAGTGATCTTTTTTATGACCTTGGACCGATCCAATCCCAACTCCATTCTATCGGCCATTACCTATGCCCGTGAAAACGGCCGGATCGTAAGGGAACACCTGAGCAAAGAAACCTGGGAGAAGATCAACGGACTATACCATATGCTCAACAATACCTCCGAACGAAAGATATGGGGGAAAAAAGATCCCCGAAGCTTCTTTGAAGACATCAAATACCAAATCCAATTACTCTATGGACTCGCTGACACCACCGTGGCCCGTACCGAAGGCTGGTATTTCAGGACCTTGGGGATGTACCTGGAAAGGGCCGACAAAACCAGCAGGATACTGGACGTAAAATACCATATGTTACTGCCTTCTCCACAGGAAGTAGGTAGCCCATTGGATTTTCTGCACTGGAATGCTTTGCTAAAATCGGTTTCGGCATTTAATACCTACAGAAGACTTTATGGCACCATCGAATCCAGCGGACTCTTGGAATTTTTGGTATTCAACAGGCGCTTTCCACGCTCCATTTACTTCTGTATCAAAGAAGCCGAGGACTGCCTCCACATGATTTCGGACAGCCAAAATTATGACTTTAAAAACAGTGCGGAGAAAGAAATAGGTGCATTACGATCAAAACTGGCATTTAGTGATATTGCTGACATTATCAAAGATGGACTACACGAATCGATCGATGAAATCCAACAAAAAATAAATGTAATATCTTCGGAAATTGAACTATCTTTCTTCCAAATCAAACAACCATCTTTTACT